One window from the genome of Erwinia sorbitola encodes:
- a CDS encoding DUF1828 domain-containing protein — protein MMCSTVISQLGFECHPIGETMRIISPFTYCDDGEHVGAFVREVNGRFLISDRCDALMNMEARGISITKKRFEEIRFLLHREGTELNDRGEIIGWATENNIGNVTADIIRAGILASTLSVDWHQPVHTERFESVVIDFLYHSLPKGMLQLKDNVTGMSGHQITIPVTVKTTDPKYIFTSSVKHGGSWNSAYSLLGKLIDLKNANDALNNRFVIVDSEAIGEQMQQLSLLFNESSHVLPFSKRESWIKRLAA, from the coding sequence ATGATGTGCTCAACGGTGATTTCACAACTTGGTTTCGAATGCCATCCAATTGGCGAAACCATGAGAATTATCAGCCCATTCACTTATTGTGACGATGGGGAGCATGTTGGCGCGTTTGTCAGAGAGGTAAACGGACGCTTCCTGATTAGCGATCGGTGCGACGCTTTAATGAATATGGAAGCGCGAGGCATCTCGATCACAAAAAAACGGTTTGAAGAAATTCGCTTCCTACTCCACAGGGAAGGAACTGAACTAAATGACCGCGGCGAGATTATCGGATGGGCCACAGAAAACAATATCGGCAACGTTACTGCTGACATAATCAGGGCAGGTATTTTAGCATCTACGCTGTCAGTAGACTGGCATCAACCTGTCCACACTGAGAGATTTGAAAGCGTTGTTATTGATTTTCTGTATCATTCCTTGCCTAAAGGAATGCTGCAACTTAAAGATAACGTCACTGGTATGAGTGGGCACCAAATTACCATCCCAGTTACGGTAAAAACTACTGATCCAAAGTATATCTTCACCTCCAGTGTAAAGCATGGTGGTAGCTGGAACAGTGCATACTCATTGCTTGGCAAACTAATTGATTTAAAGAACGCCAACGATGCACTTAACAATCGCTTTGTCATCGTGGACAGTGAAGCGATTGGCGAGCAGATGCAGCAACTTTCTTTATTGTTTAATGAATCTAGCCATGTCCTGCCTTTCTCGAAAAGAGAATCATG
- a CDS encoding LexA family transcriptional regulator produces MTFSERLALAMKEADITQGALAEAVGMAQPSVWKLVSGGAKGSKRAVDIARVLGVRPEWLSSGHGPMRLDGQEPIKFEVANKDGIYRVDVLDLEVSAGPGRYMLSDVVEVLHAIEFTSEHARSLFGNRAADDVKVMTVDGDSMSPTVNSGDRLFFDVSVRDFRTDGVYAFVYGKTFHVKRLQMQGEKLAVLSDNPAYEKWYVTDTTQYQFYVMGKALIHESLKYNKL; encoded by the coding sequence ATGACATTCTCAGAACGACTGGCCCTTGCGATGAAAGAGGCTGATATAACTCAGGGAGCGCTTGCTGAGGCTGTCGGCATGGCTCAACCCAGTGTTTGGAAGCTGGTTAGCGGCGGAGCCAAAGGTTCTAAACGGGCTGTAGACATAGCCCGGGTGCTTGGCGTTAGGCCTGAGTGGCTTTCTTCTGGCCATGGGCCAATGAGGCTGGATGGACAAGAGCCAATAAAATTTGAGGTTGCAAACAAGGACGGTATCTACAGGGTGGACGTTCTAGATCTGGAAGTCAGTGCAGGGCCAGGAAGATACATGCTTTCTGATGTTGTTGAGGTGCTTCACGCTATTGAGTTTACCTCAGAGCACGCGAGGTCACTGTTTGGTAATAGAGCAGCTGATGATGTGAAGGTAATGACAGTTGACGGGGACAGCATGTCACCTACCGTTAACTCCGGTGACAGGTTGTTCTTTGATGTTTCCGTGAGAGATTTTCGAACTGATGGAGTCTATGCTTTCGTGTACGGAAAAACATTCCACGTTAAGCGATTGCAGATGCAGGGAGAAAAACTCGCGGTTTTATCCGACAACCCAGCCTATGAAAAATGGTACGTGACTGACACCACACAGTATCAGTTTTACGTGATGGGCAAGGCGCTGATCCATGAGTCACTGAAATATAACAAGCTCTGA
- a CDS encoding transcriptional regulator: MVNKAIKSAIDFVGSQQKLAEACDVKQPSVWAWLHGKKKVSAENAKRIEKATNGIIPAYQIRPDLTDLFPHPNKAA; the protein is encoded by the coding sequence ATGGTCAACAAAGCTATTAAGTCTGCTATCGACTTTGTAGGCAGCCAGCAGAAACTGGCAGAGGCCTGCGATGTTAAGCAGCCATCAGTATGGGCTTGGTTGCACGGGAAAAAGAAAGTATCAGCTGAAAATGCAAAACGCATCGAAAAGGCGACAAATGGAATCATCCCTGCTTACCAGATCCGACCTGATTTAACTGACCTGTTCCCTCATCCGAACAAGGCAGCATAA
- a CDS encoding GIY-YIG nuclease family protein, which yields MPGIPVYVNSGGVSEPLTINTEALTNVPMPDDMRLSGWVYILSNDYMPDVYKIGMTTNEPELRANQISQGTGIPFPFAVHAAYYSEKPHHHESIIHDLLKQYRISSNREFFHCSLEVIEDAFSGEGLVERGTPLEVIADTYDVICLEKAEPWSLDALLEDIGITVFGCKYAAIKRLVEIAGESITKLNRCGCSLLINKSSATPILSYTTQSMRAHEKKLNEAGVYGPSKPWSF from the coding sequence ATGCCAGGAATACCTGTGTATGTAAACAGTGGCGGGGTGAGTGAGCCTCTCACAATAAATACCGAAGCTTTGACTAACGTACCGATGCCCGATGACATGCGTCTTTCGGGATGGGTATACATTTTATCAAATGACTATATGCCAGACGTATACAAAATCGGCATGACAACCAATGAGCCTGAGCTTAGAGCAAATCAAATATCTCAGGGAACGGGTATTCCGTTTCCTTTTGCTGTTCATGCAGCCTATTACTCGGAAAAACCCCATCATCACGAGTCGATTATTCATGACTTATTAAAACAATATCGCATCAGCTCAAACCGTGAATTTTTCCATTGTTCACTAGAGGTTATTGAGGATGCATTTTCTGGGGAAGGCCTGGTAGAGAGGGGCACTCCGCTAGAAGTTATTGCGGACACTTATGATGTGATCTGTCTAGAAAAGGCCGAGCCGTGGTCTCTTGATGCCCTACTTGAAGATATAGGCATCACCGTATTTGGCTGCAAGTACGCAGCCATTAAAAGGCTGGTTGAGATAGCCGGTGAAAGCATTACAAAGCTAAACCGCTGTGGGTGCTCACTGCTCATTAATAAATCGAGCGCCACACCAATCCTGTCGTACACAACTCAATCTATGCGGGCGCATGAGAAGAAGCTCAATGAAGCTGGAGTTTATGGCCCAAGCAAACCGTGGAGTTTTTAA
- a CDS encoding ATP-binding protein: MGYQQEIETLQGKIRNLSEPPKKIEHTELNVVTAYCDKHGEFEQRQRKASIGNLVTKTECPECLKEKLLDLKLKQDHQDAREKSGKIKRLMDNLLLPERFAHATLDNYHAVNEDANRCLKICKAYASKWPERLKQGGGLVMCGKPGTGKNHLALAIAKHVINQHQSAAMFTTALRIARMFKSTWSKNAEQTETEVIQKYTDPDLLIIDEVGVQFGSDSEKLILFEIINTRYEKMRPTILISNLPKDELSAFIGERVIDRMNDGGGCTLAFTWESYRSRAA; the protein is encoded by the coding sequence ATGGGATACCAGCAAGAAATCGAAACCCTGCAAGGCAAGATTCGCAACCTTTCCGAGCCGCCAAAGAAAATTGAGCACACTGAGCTTAATGTTGTCACCGCCTACTGTGACAAGCACGGTGAGTTTGAGCAGCGCCAGCGCAAGGCATCCATTGGCAACCTGGTTACTAAGACTGAATGCCCTGAGTGTCTGAAAGAAAAACTACTCGACCTGAAATTGAAGCAGGATCATCAAGACGCCCGGGAGAAATCAGGGAAAATTAAGCGTCTCATGGATAATTTGCTTCTTCCAGAACGATTTGCTCACGCCACGCTGGATAACTACCACGCTGTGAATGAAGACGCTAATCGCTGCCTGAAAATCTGTAAGGCCTACGCCAGTAAATGGCCGGAACGGCTTAAGCAGGGCGGCGGGCTGGTAATGTGCGGCAAGCCTGGAACTGGAAAGAATCATCTGGCGCTGGCAATCGCAAAGCACGTTATCAACCAGCATCAGAGCGCTGCAATGTTCACCACGGCGCTGCGGATCGCCAGGATGTTCAAATCCACCTGGAGTAAAAACGCAGAGCAAACAGAGACTGAGGTTATTCAGAAATACACCGACCCCGACTTGCTAATCATCGACGAGGTTGGTGTCCAGTTCGGTAGTGACTCTGAAAAGCTGATCCTGTTTGAAATTATCAACACCCGGTACGAAAAAATGCGCCCGACCATCCTAATCAGCAATCTTCCCAAAGACGAATTGTCAGCGTTTATCGGGGAGCGCGTGATTGACCGAATGAACGATGGCGGCGGATGCACACTCGCATTTACTTGGGAAAGTTATCGTTCGAGGGCTGCTTGA